A window from Malania oleifera isolate guangnan ecotype guangnan chromosome 7, ASM2987363v1, whole genome shotgun sequence encodes these proteins:
- the LOC131159865 gene encoding putative receptor protein kinase ZmPK1 isoform X2 — translation MANRDSPVNGRGSKITLRRDGMLALTDVDDSIVWETHNTSAQIQRAELLNTGNLVLEDPQGKILWQSFDSPTDTLLPNQAFTKSKKLVSAPGKGRYSSGYFSFYYDNDNVLRLMYDGPDISSLYWPNPDNSVFQNGRTNYNSSRIAFLDDMGLFSSSDKLQFRAADFGFGVKRRLTMDYDGNLRLYTLNSTGMWVVSWVALDEQCKVHGLCGRNAICVYTPEPKCSCPPGYEESDPTNWNGGCKPMFRRGCSHSEQVKIVQLSQVDYYGFDLNFSTSISIESCRKICVEDCQCEAFSYRLNGEGRCYTKSALFNGYKSPNFPGSIYLKLPSSVDASEATVLKGSNPICGSNVSKILIGSPSMYKISNTRVRWVYFYWFISAIGLIEVLFIVSGWWFLFRRHDTGVPSLLKDGYAAISSQFRRFSYAELKTVTWKFKEELGRGGFGVVYKGVLTDGRVVAVKKLGDVNQGVEEFWAEVSTIGRINHMNIVRMWGFCSEQRNQLLVYEYVENQSLDKHLFFSNFLGWKERFKVVIGTAKGLAYLHDECLEWIIHCDVKPENILLDSEFEPKIADFGLAKLSQRGGPDSEFSRIRGTRGYMAPEWALNLPITAKVDVYSYGVVILEIVRGIRHLNWVAEDGDCEEQESELARFVRFVKRKTQSGEDSWIEDIVDQRLNGQYSRNQAATVIEIGISCVEEDRSKRPTMGWVVQTLLQCEDEGGVHSPDMQ, via the coding sequence ATGGCTAACAGAGATAGTCCAGTTAATGGCCGGGGCTCAAAAATTACACTACGCCGAGATGGCATGTTGGCCTTAACCGATGTCGACGACTCTATTGTTTGGGAGACCCACAATACCTCCGCCCAGATTCAAAGAGCAGAGCTTTTGAATACTGGAAACCTTGTTCTAGAAGACCCACAAGGCAAAATTCTATGGCAAAGCTTTGATAGTCCTACTGACACTCTCCTCCCTAACCAAGCCTTCACCAAAAGCAAAAAGCTAGTATCTGCACCAGGGAAAGGAAGGTACTCTTCTGGGTATTTTAGTTTCTATTATGATAACGATAATGTCTTGAGGCTGATGTATGATGGACCTGATATCTCTAGCTTGTATTGGCCCAATCCTGATAACAGTGTATTCCAAAATGGGAGAACAAATTATAACAGTAGTAGAATTGCTTTTCTAGATGACATGGGTTTGTTTTCGTCAAGTGACAAACTGCAATTTAGGGCTGCTGACTTTGGTTTTGGGGTCAAGAGAAGGCTAACAATGGATTATGATGGAAACCTCAGGCTTTATACCTTGAATTCGACAGGAATGTGGGTGGTGTCCTGGGTAGCTCTTGATGAACAGTGTAAAGTGCACGGGCTGTGTGGGAGAAATGCAATTTGTGTTTATACACCAGAACCCAAGTGTTCTTGCCCCCCTGGATATGAGGAAAGTGACCCAACTAACTGGAATGGAGGTTGCAAGCCTATGTTCAGACGGGGCTGTTCTCATTCTGAGCAGGTAAAAATTGTGCAGCTATCCCAGGTAGATTATTACGGATTTGATCTCAATTTCAGTACGTCTATTTCAATAGAATCCTGCAGGAAAATTTGCGTGGAGGATTGTCAATGCGAAGCATTTAGCTATCGGCTGAATGGAGAAGGGCGCTGTTACACGAAAAGTGCACTTTTCAATGGTTACAAGTCTCCAAATTTCCCAGGGAGTATATATTTGAAACTGCCTTCCAGTGTGGATGCATCAGAAGCCACTGTTCTCAAAGGCTCCAATCCCATATGCGGATCCAATGTATCTAAAATTTTAATTGGTTCTCCTTCAATGTACAAGATTTCCAACACAAGGGTGAGATGGGTTTATTTCTATTGGTTTATTTCTGCGATTGGTTTAATCGAAGTTCTGTTCATTGTATCTGGTTGGTGGTTCCTTTTTAGGAGGCATGATACTGGTGTACCATCTTTGCTGAAAGATGGATATGCTGCAATATCAAGCCAGTTCAGGAGGTTTAGTTATGCTGAACTGAAGACTGTAACCTGGAAATTCAAGGAAGAGCTGGGTAGAGGAGGCTTTGGAGTTGTTTACAAGGGTGTTTTAACAGATGGAAGGGTGGTGGCAGTGAAGAAATTGGGAGATGTCAATCAAGGGGTAGAAGAGTTTTGGGCAGAGGTCAGCACTATTGGAAGAATCAATCACATGAACATAGTGAGAATGTGGGGATTCTGTTCAGAACAGAGAAATCAACTCTTAGTTTATGAGTATGTCGAAAACCAGTCTCTGGACAAGCACTTGTTCTTCTCGAATTTTCTTGGATGGAAAGAGAGGTTCAAAGTTGTGATAGGGACAGCAAAAGGCTTGGCCTACCTGCACGATGAGTGCCTTGAATGGATCATACATTGTGATGTGAAGCCTGAAAATATACTTCTAGACAGTGAATTTGAACCTAAGATTGCAGATTTCGGGCTGGCAAAGTTGTCTCAAAGAGGTGGTCCTGATTCAGAGTTCTCTCGGATCCGAGGAACCAGAGGATACATGGCTCCAGAATGGGCTCTGAACCTTCCTATTACAGCAAAAGTTGATGTTTATAGCTATGGAGTTGTGATTCTAGAGATAGTGAGAGGAATTCGGCATTTGAATTGGGTGGCAGAGGATGGCGACTGTGAAGAGCAAGAATCAGAGCTCGCAAGATTTGTCAGGTTTGTGAAGAGGAAAACCCAATCTGGAGAAGACTCTTGGATAGAGGACATCGTGGATCAAAGATTGAATGGGCAGTATAGCAGGAACCAGGCAGCAACAGTGATTGAGATAGGGATTTCATGCGTGGAGGAAGACAGAAGCAAGAGACCAACAATGGGCTGGGTGGTGCAAACTCTACTGCAATGTGAGGATGAAGGAGGAGTCCATTCTCCAGATATGCAATAA
- the LOC131159865 gene encoding putative receptor protein kinase ZmPK1 isoform X1, giving the protein MIVHVDEEIRTLFLLIILNYISSSFPKKSRSNPASAIIMGSRTPAPPKLVALVLFLISFSFPLAASEVKSFLHRGSSLSVEDDTDLLISPDGTFTCGFYEVGENAYCFSVWFSKSRDRTVVWMANRDSPVNGRGSKITLRRDGMLALTDVDDSIVWETHNTSAQIQRAELLNTGNLVLEDPQGKILWQSFDSPTDTLLPNQAFTKSKKLVSAPGKGRYSSGYFSFYYDNDNVLRLMYDGPDISSLYWPNPDNSVFQNGRTNYNSSRIAFLDDMGLFSSSDKLQFRAADFGFGVKRRLTMDYDGNLRLYTLNSTGMWVVSWVALDEQCKVHGLCGRNAICVYTPEPKCSCPPGYEESDPTNWNGGCKPMFRRGCSHSEQVKIVQLSQVDYYGFDLNFSTSISIESCRKICVEDCQCEAFSYRLNGEGRCYTKSALFNGYKSPNFPGSIYLKLPSSVDASEATVLKGSNPICGSNVSKILIGSPSMYKISNTRVRWVYFYWFISAIGLIEVLFIVSGWWFLFRRHDTGVPSLLKDGYAAISSQFRRFSYAELKTVTWKFKEELGRGGFGVVYKGVLTDGRVVAVKKLGDVNQGVEEFWAEVSTIGRINHMNIVRMWGFCSEQRNQLLVYEYVENQSLDKHLFFSNFLGWKERFKVVIGTAKGLAYLHDECLEWIIHCDVKPENILLDSEFEPKIADFGLAKLSQRGGPDSEFSRIRGTRGYMAPEWALNLPITAKVDVYSYGVVILEIVRGIRHLNWVAEDGDCEEQESELARFVRFVKRKTQSGEDSWIEDIVDQRLNGQYSRNQAATVIEIGISCVEEDRSKRPTMGWVVQTLLQCEDEGGVHSPDMQ; this is encoded by the coding sequence ATGATTGTTCACGTGGACGAGGAAATTCGTACTCTTTTTCTATTAATAATCCTAAATTACATCTCCTCTTCCTTCCCCAAGAAATCAAGGTCTAACCCAGCATCTGCAATTATCATGGGAAGCCGAACTCCAGCTCCTCCAAAACTTGTTGCCTTGGTATTGttccttatttctttttctttccctttgGCTGCTTCAGAGGTCAAAAGCTTCTTGCACAGAGGATCCTCCTTGTCAGTTGAAGATGATACAGACCTTCTAATCTCTCCAGATGGAACATTCACCTGTGGCTTTTATGAGGTTGGAGAAAATGCCTACTGTTTCTCAGTTTGGTTCTCAAAGTCCAGGGACAGAACAGTTGTTTGGATGGCTAACAGAGATAGTCCAGTTAATGGCCGGGGCTCAAAAATTACACTACGCCGAGATGGCATGTTGGCCTTAACCGATGTCGACGACTCTATTGTTTGGGAGACCCACAATACCTCCGCCCAGATTCAAAGAGCAGAGCTTTTGAATACTGGAAACCTTGTTCTAGAAGACCCACAAGGCAAAATTCTATGGCAAAGCTTTGATAGTCCTACTGACACTCTCCTCCCTAACCAAGCCTTCACCAAAAGCAAAAAGCTAGTATCTGCACCAGGGAAAGGAAGGTACTCTTCTGGGTATTTTAGTTTCTATTATGATAACGATAATGTCTTGAGGCTGATGTATGATGGACCTGATATCTCTAGCTTGTATTGGCCCAATCCTGATAACAGTGTATTCCAAAATGGGAGAACAAATTATAACAGTAGTAGAATTGCTTTTCTAGATGACATGGGTTTGTTTTCGTCAAGTGACAAACTGCAATTTAGGGCTGCTGACTTTGGTTTTGGGGTCAAGAGAAGGCTAACAATGGATTATGATGGAAACCTCAGGCTTTATACCTTGAATTCGACAGGAATGTGGGTGGTGTCCTGGGTAGCTCTTGATGAACAGTGTAAAGTGCACGGGCTGTGTGGGAGAAATGCAATTTGTGTTTATACACCAGAACCCAAGTGTTCTTGCCCCCCTGGATATGAGGAAAGTGACCCAACTAACTGGAATGGAGGTTGCAAGCCTATGTTCAGACGGGGCTGTTCTCATTCTGAGCAGGTAAAAATTGTGCAGCTATCCCAGGTAGATTATTACGGATTTGATCTCAATTTCAGTACGTCTATTTCAATAGAATCCTGCAGGAAAATTTGCGTGGAGGATTGTCAATGCGAAGCATTTAGCTATCGGCTGAATGGAGAAGGGCGCTGTTACACGAAAAGTGCACTTTTCAATGGTTACAAGTCTCCAAATTTCCCAGGGAGTATATATTTGAAACTGCCTTCCAGTGTGGATGCATCAGAAGCCACTGTTCTCAAAGGCTCCAATCCCATATGCGGATCCAATGTATCTAAAATTTTAATTGGTTCTCCTTCAATGTACAAGATTTCCAACACAAGGGTGAGATGGGTTTATTTCTATTGGTTTATTTCTGCGATTGGTTTAATCGAAGTTCTGTTCATTGTATCTGGTTGGTGGTTCCTTTTTAGGAGGCATGATACTGGTGTACCATCTTTGCTGAAAGATGGATATGCTGCAATATCAAGCCAGTTCAGGAGGTTTAGTTATGCTGAACTGAAGACTGTAACCTGGAAATTCAAGGAAGAGCTGGGTAGAGGAGGCTTTGGAGTTGTTTACAAGGGTGTTTTAACAGATGGAAGGGTGGTGGCAGTGAAGAAATTGGGAGATGTCAATCAAGGGGTAGAAGAGTTTTGGGCAGAGGTCAGCACTATTGGAAGAATCAATCACATGAACATAGTGAGAATGTGGGGATTCTGTTCAGAACAGAGAAATCAACTCTTAGTTTATGAGTATGTCGAAAACCAGTCTCTGGACAAGCACTTGTTCTTCTCGAATTTTCTTGGATGGAAAGAGAGGTTCAAAGTTGTGATAGGGACAGCAAAAGGCTTGGCCTACCTGCACGATGAGTGCCTTGAATGGATCATACATTGTGATGTGAAGCCTGAAAATATACTTCTAGACAGTGAATTTGAACCTAAGATTGCAGATTTCGGGCTGGCAAAGTTGTCTCAAAGAGGTGGTCCTGATTCAGAGTTCTCTCGGATCCGAGGAACCAGAGGATACATGGCTCCAGAATGGGCTCTGAACCTTCCTATTACAGCAAAAGTTGATGTTTATAGCTATGGAGTTGTGATTCTAGAGATAGTGAGAGGAATTCGGCATTTGAATTGGGTGGCAGAGGATGGCGACTGTGAAGAGCAAGAATCAGAGCTCGCAAGATTTGTCAGGTTTGTGAAGAGGAAAACCCAATCTGGAGAAGACTCTTGGATAGAGGACATCGTGGATCAAAGATTGAATGGGCAGTATAGCAGGAACCAGGCAGCAACAGTGATTGAGATAGGGATTTCATGCGTGGAGGAAGACAGAAGCAAGAGACCAACAATGGGCTGGGTGGTGCAAACTCTACTGCAATGTGAGGATGAAGGAGGAGTCCATTCTCCAGATATGCAATAA